The nucleotide window ggacttgccgtaaagcTAAAAAAATTTGGACTCAAATTCATacgataatacaaaaaatgttaaagactactgtacagtttaagccagaagcctttttgttgggattaatggacaaacagttggaaaatcagcatgggatttaatttttatatatgactacagcagctagacttttgtatgtgcaaaaatggaaaagttgcCTTCAGttgaggactggattatgaaaacgACGGACTTAGCAGAggtggctaaacttacagctttgatcagagataaaacattgtccaCCTTTTTGGCAAACTGGAATCCCCTTACTGACTTTCTGCGTGAAATGAGGAAtagtgatttgatgatttgtggctttgatctttaagaagataaatctgggggggggggaataaatagaaaggaggcagtagtggaaaagaaaattttgaagaGATTAAAATCTTAAGTATGATGTTTGCTAAAATaagataagtgttgtagagaaaaacggaaatgaaatatgtattattgttttatttctcagttctgttttcttttcttccatCTTGTAAGCTTCTTTTATTAtctctttcttttattttcactttctgccctttttattgggcttttaattctattaataaaattatatatatatatatatatacagaagaACTCACAGTGCCACAAGCAAAGCACAAGACCATGTAACTAATTGCACACAGTCAGCTCTGTGACTCTCTGTTTCCAGTTGCTTTATCCTTCTTGAGTGTACAGTTGACTCAGATCAGCCTCTTACTTTGCATGGTCACCCTTCCTGTCAACAAACTCCCATGAACTAAGTCTATATAAGCAAACAAAAAAGATAAGGGCTTTGGAAATAAAAACAAGCAGCCAATATGTTAAGTCAACAGTCAAcctttgcccccctagttggaatgagagtcagacacaaaggtttgggtaaaatgggccgctttattaaatgaaacagcaaacaacaattacggcaaggggcctaactagcggtacaggtcaggccctggggtcattcactgggaccccgccctgacctgtctgggcgagcacccgctgccccgggtgcgatccatccgtcAAATGGCTGCGACCCGgcttggccaggcggagtggttcacccctgaaaagctcccccaaccggccgaacggcagcggagtgagaccggcttatccaggggttccccacccagggcgtctgacctcgcagctgggccgtacggcagcctgctgctcctgaaagaccccagttccccaccaatggggaggtgccaagggtgctcaccggcccgccacaaatatatccctagctaaatcctgcacccatggcagcaaataagGTCCACCCATACATTACCAAACTGCACCCCttacccagtgcgaggtaggcgaaaaaactcacgacccaaggccaatcagggcagggagacaaaaattcctacctggtcctatAAACTAGCgaccggctagtcccgcactgaagtagggtgaggagggtgggccgagcacgaggcgagactgatctgtaggagggcggagcggcagcctACTGCCTATAAGCTCCGCCCCCCTCAGTAAAGCCCCCTAAGCAGGGCTGGTAcgttctctgcctccctccagccagggaggcaaatggctgccaccagcctaaggggctaaagcccctggctgggatggcagtattgcccccctagttggaatgagagtcagacacaaaggtttgggtaaaatgggccgctttattaaatgaaacagcaaacaacaattacggcaaggggcctaactagcggtacaggtcaggccctggggtcattcactgggaccccgccctgacctgtctgggcgagcacccgctgccccgggtgcgatccatccgtcAAATGGCTGCGACCCGgcttggccaggcggagtggttcacccctgaaaagctcccccaaccggccgaacggcagcggagtgagaccggcttatccaggggttccccacccagggcgtctgacctcgcagctgggccgtacggcagcctgctgctcctgaaagaccccagttccccaccaatggggaggtgccaagggtgctcaccggcccgccacaaatatatccctagctaaatcctgccaccgcagaggccaagcctctgcttaggcctcagcgccccacaaatggcataaagccaacctgagcccctgCCGTAGGTCGTCcaagaaaatgctgttgcccctgtaagagaggtgcacgccatcccctctgtagaaggaaacagactcggcccgaatctgcggatggggcaaataaatccccaacccacccgtCAGTATCttaaacagggctctgttggccatccgcctagccctttcaattgctctgtggtccaatgcctcccgccacacacggcgcggaagcatagcagaccaaaaaatcaggacaccggGCCATCGCTTCCTGATTTCCAAGAAGTCGTCCCGAgcctgccaagaaagggctacccctttcattagCCCCAGATCGTTCCCACCAAGATGAACTACCAgaatatgaggaggaggggcggacctcccctcaaacaagagtggcagcagccccgcccaacgtaggcctcttctgccctgccactcgatggtagcccaccggctgagtccaagctgggacccgatccaggatcttctcgcttggtgcgccgcccagaagatcatgctgtggccacagatgaggatccgtaccctctcctgacgacccacagcacctgcaaaaaaCACAAGTCAGCATGATTTACCACGTCCAAGCGGCCTGACGTATGACGCATAAGCTCCTGAACGCCAACGGCCTACCTTCTGGATGTCAGGCCCAGAAAAAcccatggcagcggcagtggatgccgccccaatgcggaaagaatgggtcccaaatttgaccccttccAGACCCAACTTGCGAAGAGCCCTACCTGtgactgcccaaaattggtaccTAGTCAACGGGGAGCCATCACTGTGGCGGAAAAGAACCCCGGAGTGATCACCCCGAACCTCTAAATAGCACTGTAAGGCTGCTATGGGACACAATTCAGCAATGGAACACCGGCCGAGGGCCAGGTCCACCCCTTTTTgctgctggtccgtcttggaccgtctgatccGAAGGATCAGCTGGTCATTCATAATTTTAACATCCGCAGCCATAAGGGCACGGCCAGAGTCATCCCTCGTggactgctggaccagctcacTTACCCGAAGAGCGCCAAAGAACGCAAGTAAGGAGGCAGCGTGAAACAGCcgctcctcaaaaggagagctgcagaccttcGGCCATACCGCCTGTAATCCTAGAAGGATGTCAGGCGAGATGGGTTGTCTGTCATCCCTGGGCGTGGCAGACTCCCTCGCCcacccttccagcatcttccgaaTGCGGAAGTCGCCAGTGGTATCCAAAAACCCTCTAGCCTTCGCAGCAAAAGCTAGGGCCGCCACCTGGCTGCGAATATATTTCACactgtgccccttacctctttgaagCACGCAAAATTGCGCCAAATGCTCGACTGGAAGGGGCCAGACCCGGCGGAGGCCTGCAACCTGCCTAAAGGCATCGAAgttccttaccgccctgtcgtacgccctcccggtgctaggggcaatggctaactggatggccctggaggcttccacttgccaatcgtccacagctccagcggcaccagagctggcaccaaatcggcctcgggggcaagctgtcgaaaccggtccatctgcagacgagacaaggcgtctgccacctcattgttgacaccaggtatatgcctggctgaaaacaatatgttaaggtgcaagcacctcaaagTAAAGGTGCGGACCAAGGTCATGACCCGGGgcgatttggatgaaagggagttcacTACTTGAACCacagccatattatcgcaccaaaagtgcacggagtggttggcaaaCTCCTCTCCCCAAAGATAAACTGCCActaagattgggaagaactccaAATAAGTTAAATCCCTACACCGTCCGTCTGTAACCCACTCCTCGGGCCAGgtggcggcacaccagtgccgcctaaaataaatccccagccctaTGGACCCTGAGGCATCTGAAGACACTTGCAGTTCCCCTTCAAGGAGGagctcctgcctccaaaaggacACCCCATTGAAACCCTGCAAAAACTGCACCCAGACACCTAGGTCCTCCTGCATACCCTCAGACAGGCGTATCCTGTGATGAGGGAGCCGGAGGGTCCCCATGGCGTCACAAAGGCGCCGCAAAAAGGCTCTACCGGGGgccaccgccttacaggcaaagttaaggtggcccactacttgCTGGAGCTCTAACAAGGAAACTTTACGCTTCCCCAGCATGGTGCGCAATCGCTCGTTCAAATCCAACAGCTTCTCAACTGGAAGCCTGGAAGACTGTTGCACCGTATCTAACTCGatgcccaaaaaggtcaggaCAGTCGAtgggccctctgttttctcatgcgccagcggaacgcctagctcctcagttaggctgacaaagtcagccaaaaggcgcgcacactgacccgtccccgggggcccaaccaggataaagtcatccaaatagtgggcggagtcacggcagcactgcctatgacgcaatgcccactccagGAAGGTGCTAAATCGCTCAAACACCGCGCAAgagatagagcaccccatggggagggccctgtccatatagtattgaCCTTCAAAGGCAAagccgaggagctcaaagtcctcaggATGCACGGGGAGAAGCcggaatgcagacttgatgtcgcatttcgccatctcagctccccggccacaacgcctgaccaccttaacggcctggtcaaacgatgtgtaacgcaccgagcacaagtgctcaggtatcgCGTCGTTCACAGatccacccctggggtaagacaggtgatgAATTAAACGAAATTCACCTGgagcctttttaggcaccacacctagtggggaaaccctcaagttgggtacaggaggggtgggaaaagggcctaaaacccgtcCCTCCCTACATTCCCGCGCAATTTTGTCTCTAACTACATCCTCCATGCCTGCCACAGAACGTAAGTTGGCAGACATGAAGGGAGAGCGGGGGCCCTGAAAGGGAATACGGAAGCCAACTAAAAAcccctctaacaaaaactgggcatctgcCCTTCTAGGGTAATCCACCAACATGGCTTCAAGTACCCTCacccttattgggctggggcccttttccagggccctgttgccccccaaatccaccccccttTTTACTGAAGGGTTTCTGCCTTTTGCAAGCATTAATGGCGTGAGGACCCCGGCAGATGGGGCATTCATGGCCGTACCGGCAGTTCTTCCTGCTGCAGGACCCCCGCGAGGTGaactcaaaacagagcagccgtggctgaaccgactgccccgcgaacGCGCGGGAGCCTGAACTAGGAGCAGTAGCGCCAGCTGGTCCAAAACCGGATCTCTGGACGATATGGCCACTATCTGACCTCTCACCCGGACCGAATTTAGTAGGTGTCATGAGCTGGATCCACAGATggtggtgcacctggtcccatgGTAACGAAGGGTTAAGGGCCGCCCGCATTCTAAATTcctcgtcgtattgcagccaagctgcaccgccGAAGTCCGTATGCgccctgtatatgatgtccatatactgaatgagCGGGGCGGCCCTCCAAGGCTGAACCCTTGCTATCACACCTGCATATATAAAgaaacctgggagccaattggcccaggttctATCAATCCTGCGGCGCTTAATGCGTTCTTTATCTCTATCCTCCAGGTCCTCCTTGTCCCttttctccagatccctgaagagaagggtaaagacgtccacatactccccacGCAAAATCTTCTCTCGCGTGGCTGGGGTAAGGTGATCGCCTAGCGGCATGGCCGTGTCACCCACGGGGAGAGCCCGGTAGGGCACTGTCCCATAATTGCTCCAAGGCCCTCCTGAACAACAACCCCATGCCCTGGCCCCACCTGTATCACCCGGAGCATTTGAAGGGCTGGAAAGCCAGCCCGTGGCCCAGGGCGTTTGGTGAGGGAAGGACAGGGGGCCCCAGTGGGCGCAATCAGAGGGCCGAAGGCCCCCGCCCGCCCCACCTGTGGGAGGTCCCTGCATAGAGACATTATGTTGTGATGTCTGAGACCCCGACGGCCAGGGCCAAGCCGTAACCTGTTGGGGACAATCGTACTTACCCTCCGCTTCAGGAGGCTGGACCACCAACGCTAGCTGGCCCGCTTCTGCCGGCCAGTTTGCCACAATTTCCCCAGCTGCTGTCCCGACAACATCCTCCTCTATAGCGTGTGTATCCACTGCCGCCAAGGGGATTGCCGGCCCTTCAGACGTTCCCTCAAGAGCGGACAAACGAGAAAGAATGTCAGTCATGGATACAGACCGCGCCGACCGGGCCGGCCGTTTACTGCCCCCCCCTCCTGTGTGAGGAGCCCTAGCTTGCTCCAGAGCCGTAAGTCGAGCCATGATGGCTCGACCTAAAGacccttcctcctcctcgtcGGACGACAAGGTAACTGCAGGACGCTTCGGGGGGCGTGgggcgggctgcttgcccttggaactACCAACCCCTTTCTTAGGCCCCATCCCAGCCCTCGGGAGAGACCTATAAGCACCCGCAAGAAAGGTACTGCCAGGTGCCTAGCAACTAATTGAGCACCAAGGTGTACCTCTTTAATATATATGATTCAGGCCAGCAAAATTGGCAGCCACTGCCCTATCAAGGCCAGGCAAGTCACCACCCAAGATGCGGTCGAGGCAGGCACCCAGTGAGCAGGTGCAGGCCGAGGGGTCCAGAACAAAATTTAAAACtaccccacaaaatggctgccctccagaggccctcaaaatggctgccgtcaATGCCCCTGTCCTCCCTAAATGGCTGCCGCCAATTCAACACCCGCCTA belongs to Eublepharis macularius isolate TG4126 chromosome 13, MPM_Emac_v1.0, whole genome shotgun sequence and includes:
- the LOC129340931 gene encoding uncharacterized protein LOC129340931, which gives rise to MTDILSRLSALEGTSEGPAIPLAAVDTHAIEEDVVGTAAGEIVANWPAEAGQLALVVQPPEAEGAVGRQERVRILICGHSMIFWAAHQARRSWIGSQLGLSRWATIEWQGRRGLRWAGLLPLLFEGRSAPPPHILVVHLGGNDLGLMKGVALSWQARDDFLEIRKRWPGYSTLKVHVCFLGPDYTFDISTVSSQVHAITISTMDRSEGSIVDSVHITHIL